From one Haloferax marinisediminis genomic stretch:
- the metG gene encoding methionine--tRNA ligase, with the protein MSHEEFPTENPAVVTCGLPYANGDLHIGHLRTYVGGDIYSRSLRKLGQQTAFVSGSDMHGTPVAVNAEKEGVTPEEFALRHHEKYEATFPRFNIDFDNYGHTHDETNTELTQEIVKTLEAEGYVYEKEIPVAYDPDADQWLPDRFVEGACPYCGEHARGDECDEGCGRHLEPGEIENPTSTLTGNPAEYRERQHKFFAVSDLQEYLQEFIDRLEGTSNAQNQPREWIEGELQDWCITRDMDWGIDYPGEEGDDLVLYVWVDAPIEYISSTKQYSENVGADTFDWEQAWKESGDIVHIIGRDIIQHHTVFWPAMLKGAGYIEPRAVMASGFITLNGKGFSTSRNRAVWADEYLDEGFHPDLLRYYLATNGGFQQDVDFSWSKFQERVNSELVGTVGNFLYRSMLFAYRNFEGTPDADVSEEVEERIQEAIDEFEAALNGYSIRKSGNAAVRLAQFGNEYIQRNEPWKLTDEDPEAAAQVIRDCVQIAKAIAVIFQPVAPAKMQALWEQLGEDGAVADTAIEAALETPPASFGEPEALFEKIEDDRVEELNEKLDERVAATESESDESEEDTDENMADDADLEPIADDRISFDEFQDLDLRVGEILSAEGIDGADKLAKLTVDIGVEERQIVAGIKQLHDLSELPGKKVIIVANLEKAELFGVESNGMLLAAGDEADLLTTYGDAVTGTKVQ; encoded by the coding sequence ATGAGTCACGAGGAATTCCCGACAGAGAACCCCGCGGTGGTGACGTGTGGGTTGCCGTACGCGAACGGCGACCTCCACATCGGCCACCTTCGAACGTACGTCGGCGGCGACATCTACAGTCGCTCGCTGCGAAAACTCGGCCAACAGACGGCCTTCGTCAGTGGGTCCGACATGCACGGCACGCCAGTCGCCGTCAACGCCGAGAAAGAGGGCGTCACACCCGAGGAGTTCGCACTCCGTCACCACGAGAAGTACGAAGCGACGTTCCCCCGGTTCAACATCGACTTCGACAACTACGGCCACACCCACGACGAGACGAACACCGAACTCACGCAGGAAATCGTCAAAACGCTCGAAGCCGAGGGCTACGTCTACGAGAAAGAGATTCCCGTCGCGTACGACCCCGACGCCGACCAGTGGCTTCCCGACCGATTCGTCGAGGGTGCCTGTCCGTACTGTGGCGAACACGCCCGCGGTGACGAGTGTGACGAAGGCTGTGGTCGTCACCTCGAACCCGGCGAGATAGAGAACCCGACCTCGACGCTCACTGGCAACCCCGCAGAGTACCGCGAGCGCCAGCACAAGTTCTTCGCCGTCTCCGACCTACAGGAGTACCTTCAGGAGTTCATCGACCGCCTCGAAGGGACGTCGAACGCCCAGAACCAGCCGCGTGAGTGGATCGAGGGCGAACTCCAAGACTGGTGTATCACCCGCGACATGGACTGGGGTATCGACTACCCCGGCGAGGAAGGTGACGACCTCGTCCTCTACGTCTGGGTCGACGCGCCAATCGAGTACATCTCCTCGACCAAGCAGTACTCAGAGAACGTCGGTGCCGACACCTTCGACTGGGAGCAGGCATGGAAGGAGTCGGGCGACATCGTCCACATCATCGGCCGCGACATCATCCAGCACCACACCGTCTTCTGGCCGGCGATGCTCAAGGGCGCAGGATACATCGAACCCCGCGCCGTCATGGCCTCTGGCTTCATCACGCTCAACGGCAAAGGGTTCTCGACCTCGCGCAACCGCGCTGTCTGGGCCGACGAGTACCTCGACGAAGGCTTCCACCCCGACCTACTTCGCTACTACCTCGCCACGAACGGTGGCTTCCAGCAGGACGTCGACTTCTCGTGGTCGAAGTTCCAAGAGCGCGTGAACAGCGAACTCGTCGGCACCGTCGGCAACTTCCTCTACCGGTCGATGCTCTTCGCGTACCGCAACTTCGAGGGCACGCCGGACGCCGACGTGTCCGAAGAAGTCGAAGAGCGCATTCAGGAGGCCATCGACGAGTTCGAAGCGGCCCTCAACGGCTACTCGATTCGCAAGTCCGGCAACGCCGCCGTCCGCCTCGCCCAGTTCGGTAACGAGTACATCCAGCGGAACGAACCGTGGAAACTCACCGACGAAGACCCCGAGGCGGCCGCACAGGTCATCCGCGACTGCGTCCAGATTGCGAAGGCAATCGCCGTCATCTTCCAACCGGTCGCGCCCGCAAAGATGCAGGCGCTCTGGGAGCAACTCGGCGAAGATGGGGCCGTCGCAGACACGGCCATCGAAGCAGCGCTCGAGACGCCACCGGCGTCGTTCGGCGAACCCGAAGCACTGTTCGAGAAGATAGAAGACGACCGCGTCGAGGAACTCAACGAGAAGCTCGACGAGCGCGTCGCCGCGACGGAATCCGAAAGCGACGAGTCCGAAGAGGACACTGACGAGAACATGGCAGACGACGCAGACCTCGAACCCATCGCAGACGACCGCATCTCCTTCGACGAATTCCAGGACCTCGACCTCCGTGTCGGCGAGATTCTGTCGGCCGAAGGCATCGACGGTGCGGACAAACTCGCCAAACTGACCGTCGACATCGGTGTCGAAGAGCGCCAAATCGTCGCCGGCATCAAACAGCTCCACGACCTCTCGGAACTGCCGGGCAAGAAAGTCATCATTGTGGCCAACCTCGAAAAAGCCGAGCTGTTCGGTGTGGAGTCCAACGGGATGCTCCTCGCCGCTGGCGACGAGGCCGACCTCCTGACGACCTACGGTGACGCCGTCACCGGCACGAAGGTCCAGTAA
- a CDS encoding cytochrome bc complex cytochrome b subunit: MGPVPPDNETPSFYDRKSRTTGLARLTYEYFERARYEDQTVRQSSDYVERDVLAFPTWPHETVRNLSIASFFVGMILFLSATMPPHIGAPANPSQTPAIILPDWYLYWSFGLLKLDPLNPELAILGGQKIMADRTYGVLANGVVVGFIAIVPFLNKGSARRPVEEPFWAAVGVFGVVFALTISLLAVKNLVPMNVDLLFDLTFLLPIVFGTVTYAVLKTMREGYMYNLNRRYYRLRPPRKV, translated from the coding sequence ATGGGACCAGTCCCACCGGACAACGAGACACCGAGTTTCTACGACCGAAAGAGCCGAACGACCGGACTCGCGCGCCTGACCTACGAGTACTTCGAGCGTGCTCGGTACGAAGACCAAACGGTCCGACAGTCGTCCGATTACGTCGAACGCGACGTGCTCGCGTTCCCGACGTGGCCGCACGAGACCGTCCGAAACCTCTCGATTGCGTCGTTCTTCGTCGGGATGATTCTGTTCCTCTCGGCGACGATGCCACCACACATCGGTGCTCCCGCGAACCCGAGTCAGACGCCGGCGATTATCTTGCCCGACTGGTACCTCTACTGGTCGTTCGGGCTGCTCAAACTCGACCCGTTGAACCCTGAACTCGCCATCCTCGGCGGGCAGAAGATTATGGCCGACCGGACCTACGGCGTGCTCGCTAACGGCGTCGTCGTCGGCTTCATCGCCATCGTCCCCTTCCTCAACAAGGGTTCTGCACGCCGACCAGTCGAAGAGCCGTTCTGGGCCGCAGTGGGCGTCTTTGGCGTGGTCTTCGCGCTGACCATCTCGCTGTTGGCAGTCAAGAACCTCGTCCCGATGAACGTCGACCTGCTGTTCGACTTGACGTTCCTCCTGCCCATCGTCTTCGGGACGGTCACCTACGCGGTGCTCAAGACGATGCGCGAGGGCTACATGTACAACCTCAACCGTCGCTACTACCGACTCAGGCCGCCAAGAAAGGTGTGA
- the pyk gene encoding pyruvate kinase: MRNAKIVCTLGPASFDRETIQGLADAGMSVARMNASHGTVEHRSDVIDTIRSVDEATKEPLAAMLDLQGPEVRTAPIDDDITLETGSEVRFYEGDEATPDAVGLSYSIAAAEPGDTILLDDGRIEGTVDRVEDGSVFTRIVSGGELGSRKGVNVPGVDLDIDLITDSDYENLELAAEKEVDFVAASFIRDAADVYTISDTLESLGADIPIIAKIERAGAVENLDEIIEAAHGVMVARGDLGVECPLEEVPIIQKRTIRKAQDAGVPVITATEMLDSMVHSRRPTRAEASDVANAVLDGTDAVMLSGETAVGDHPVRVVQTMSRIVEEVEESPEYHESQEQRVPTAIDGSRTEALARSARYLARDVNAAAIVAVSESGYTARKTAKFRPGVPVVAVTPNDRTRRQLALLWGSSAEYSDYSTSVESVMDDAVTAALDAGAAESGDTIVVLSGMMTELEGTNTTNMLKVHVAAESIATGRKIVGGRVAGPLYRTNDGDLSDVPEGAILSLAADFDGEFDGDADKLAGIVDARAGMTGYPALVARELDIPMISGAPLPSTIDEGSTVTLHAERGVVYEGAVIGHEGDVIGHKRDNR, translated from the coding sequence ATGCGCAACGCTAAAATCGTCTGTACACTCGGTCCCGCATCCTTCGACCGAGAGACGATTCAGGGACTCGCGGACGCCGGGATGAGTGTTGCCCGGATGAACGCGAGTCACGGAACCGTCGAACATCGGTCCGATGTCATCGACACCATTCGGTCCGTGGACGAAGCGACCAAAGAACCACTCGCGGCCATGCTCGACCTGCAGGGCCCCGAAGTACGAACCGCACCAATCGACGACGACATCACCCTCGAAACGGGGAGTGAAGTCCGATTCTACGAGGGCGATGAGGCCACGCCCGACGCCGTCGGTCTCTCGTACTCGATCGCTGCCGCCGAACCCGGCGACACCATCCTGCTCGACGACGGCCGTATCGAAGGGACGGTCGACCGCGTCGAAGACGGGTCGGTCTTCACTCGCATCGTCTCCGGTGGCGAACTCGGCTCCCGAAAGGGCGTGAACGTCCCCGGTGTCGACCTCGATATCGACCTTATCACCGACTCCGACTACGAGAACCTCGAACTCGCCGCCGAGAAGGAAGTCGACTTCGTCGCCGCGTCGTTCATCCGCGACGCAGCGGACGTCTACACCATCAGCGACACGCTCGAATCGCTCGGTGCGGACATCCCCATCATCGCGAAAATCGAACGCGCCGGTGCAGTCGAGAACCTCGACGAGATTATCGAAGCAGCCCACGGCGTGATGGTCGCCCGCGGTGACCTCGGTGTCGAGTGTCCCCTCGAAGAGGTCCCCATCATCCAGAAGCGCACCATCCGAAAAGCGCAAGACGCAGGTGTCCCGGTCATCACGGCGACCGAGATGCTCGACTCGATGGTCCACTCCCGCCGCCCGACTCGTGCCGAGGCGTCCGACGTCGCCAACGCCGTCTTGGACGGCACCGACGCAGTGATGCTCTCGGGCGAGACCGCCGTCGGCGACCACCCCGTTCGCGTCGTCCAGACGATGTCCCGCATCGTCGAAGAGGTCGAAGAGAGCCCCGAGTACCACGAGAGCCAAGAACAGCGCGTTCCGACCGCCATCGACGGCTCTCGAACCGAGGCGCTCGCACGCTCTGCCCGCTATCTCGCCCGCGACGTGAACGCTGCGGCAATCGTCGCCGTCTCCGAGTCCGGGTACACCGCCCGGAAGACGGCGAAGTTCCGCCCGGGTGTCCCTGTCGTCGCCGTCACCCCGAACGACCGAACGCGACGCCAACTCGCACTTCTGTGGGGTTCGTCGGCCGAGTACTCCGACTACAGTACGAGCGTCGAGTCCGTGATGGACGACGCCGTCACGGCCGCCCTCGACGCCGGTGCCGCAGAGTCCGGTGACACCATCGTCGTCCTCTCCGGGATGATGACCGAACTCGAAGGCACGAACACGACGAACATGCTCAAAGTGCACGTGGCTGCAGAGTCCATCGCCACCGGTCGCAAAATCGTCGGTGGGCGCGTCGCCGGACCGCTGTACCGGACCAACGATGGCGACCTCTCAGACGTCCCCGAAGGGGCGATTCTCTCGCTCGCCGCCGACTTCGATGGCGAGTTCGACGGCGATGCAGACAAACTCGCGGGAATCGTCGATGCACGAGCAGGCATGACCGGCTATCCGGCACTCGTCGCTCGTGAACTCGACATCCCGATGATTTCTGGCGCACCGCTTCCCAGCACAATCGACGAAGGGTCCACCGTTACCCTCCACGCGGAACGCGGTGTCGTCTACGAAGGTGCCGTCATCGGCCACGAAGGCGACGTCATCGGCCACAAACGCGACAACCGATAA
- a CDS encoding DUF7312 domain-containing protein, giving the protein MSRSPQPQTEDEPEWRFGIDDVGPDGIVDDSTVEEEPIEPGSPRTENVVFVLLGVLLAVGLILITVFPSAA; this is encoded by the coding sequence ATGTCTCGCTCTCCCCAGCCGCAGACCGAAGACGAACCCGAGTGGCGATTCGGTATCGACGACGTTGGACCAGACGGTATTGTCGACGACTCGACCGTCGAGGAAGAGCCAATCGAACCCGGGTCGCCACGGACGGAGAACGTCGTCTTCGTGCTTCTCGGCGTGCTTCTCGCAGTTGGACTCATCCTCATCACCGTCTTCCCGAGCGCTGCCTGA
- a CDS encoding DUF7282 domain-containing protein — protein MSYVARAPSVLASVLILVAALWVPMPTAAAGEPTASFEQDVTTVTRGDVVEIRVRHSDPGVLHVGGDDYGYHLTVELTGAGVTTVTIDTYNSTGTPENYVSGGGNKTLHTAQLSRPIEPTTYLMNVTIGGVERAIGQLDVEPRGNTSASTLVAPASLNGTDSSLSPASIQSASTARTTVAKGDLAIIRLNESGLESALSPNDVAGGATANGIEVSMNQLEVRPNHDQQTFLATSENGATVVPDFETDRVYVVWDTSDLPLEGEAEDYEVTVTLQGDHSDFVESDTITARSRVRLVKPTVSMAVDNETIYPWDAPSVNVSGESTLAPGSVVELRARAPGQPFLKLVPMTVSENGTLRENLTFAPEDRGLVFPLWVRDYRDSTETTMRILESDASLRFVDQETDGTFVTISEVNLSVGGFIEVETPDEERLGTSAYLPPGHHENVIVEFDRRQLTDSELLALSYTDRDRDQNFSSSVDRPYRTNGSSNGTLIADDAMVRLEPDAKTPTPTSTPTTDEPPSTAATPTGTPYPVVERTPLEPAVAGTNTGIPFSPGLVVIAFVVTGLLARRR, from the coding sequence ATGAGTTACGTAGCCCGCGCACCCTCCGTCTTGGCTTCCGTGCTGATTCTCGTTGCGGCGCTGTGGGTTCCGATGCCCACTGCTGCGGCCGGCGAGCCGACCGCTTCGTTCGAACAGGACGTCACGACCGTCACGCGTGGCGACGTCGTCGAGATACGGGTGAGACACTCCGACCCCGGTGTCCTCCACGTCGGCGGCGACGACTACGGCTACCACCTGACGGTCGAACTCACCGGCGCAGGTGTGACGACGGTCACCATCGACACGTACAACTCGACCGGGACGCCGGAGAACTACGTCTCCGGAGGTGGGAACAAGACCCTCCACACTGCGCAACTCAGTCGGCCAATCGAACCGACGACGTACTTGATGAACGTGACCATCGGGGGCGTCGAACGTGCTATCGGCCAACTCGACGTCGAACCCCGAGGCAACACGTCGGCGTCGACGTTGGTCGCCCCGGCCAGTCTGAACGGCACCGACTCGTCGCTCTCGCCCGCGTCAATCCAGTCCGCGTCGACGGCGCGAACGACCGTCGCCAAAGGTGACCTCGCCATCATCCGTCTCAACGAGAGCGGTCTGGAATCGGCGCTGTCGCCCAACGACGTGGCCGGCGGTGCGACGGCAAACGGAATCGAGGTTTCGATGAACCAACTCGAAGTGCGCCCCAACCACGACCAACAGACGTTCCTCGCCACGTCCGAAAACGGCGCGACGGTCGTTCCAGACTTCGAAACCGACCGCGTCTACGTCGTCTGGGACACGTCTGACTTGCCGCTCGAAGGCGAGGCCGAAGACTACGAAGTCACGGTGACCCTGCAGGGCGACCACAGCGACTTCGTCGAATCAGACACCATCACTGCACGCTCCCGGGTTCGACTCGTGAAACCGACAGTGTCGATGGCCGTCGACAACGAGACCATCTACCCGTGGGACGCCCCGTCGGTCAACGTGAGCGGCGAGTCGACGTTAGCGCCCGGAAGCGTCGTCGAACTCCGAGCGCGTGCCCCGGGGCAGCCGTTCTTGAAACTCGTCCCGATGACCGTCTCCGAAAACGGGACACTGCGTGAAAATCTGACGTTCGCACCAGAAGACCGTGGCCTCGTCTTCCCGCTGTGGGTTCGTGACTACCGCGACAGTACCGAGACGACGATGCGGATTCTCGAATCCGACGCGAGTCTCCGGTTCGTCGACCAGGAGACGGACGGAACCTTCGTCACCATCAGCGAAGTCAACCTCTCTGTGGGTGGCTTCATCGAAGTGGAGACACCCGACGAAGAACGCCTCGGGACGAGCGCGTATCTCCCACCCGGACACCACGAGAACGTCATCGTCGAGTTCGACCGTCGACAACTGACCGACAGCGAACTGCTCGCACTCTCCTACACCGACCGCGACCGCGACCAGAACTTCTCGTCGTCGGTCGACCGCCCGTATCGGACGAACGGGAGTAGCAACGGGACGCTCATCGCAGACGACGCGATGGTCCGACTCGAACCCGACGCCAAGACACCGACGCCGACCAGCACTCCGACGACGGACGAACCACCTTCGACGGCGGCGACGCCGACTGGGACCCCATACCCGGTCGTCGAACGGACACCACTCGAACCAGCAGTCGCTGGGACGAACACGGGGATTCCGTTCTCGCCCGGACTCGTGGTCATCGCGTTCGTCGTCACCGGACTCCTCGCACGCCGACGATGA
- a CDS encoding restriction endonuclease, translating to MARLVELEPTKFVRFLADLWTQRNWQTNVQPRGEGRYLVQGQRGDGAKGMMLVLPTAEGTVEMDHVRGFVAHAKKRQIDVISIATQGEFTDEVRGFSTKHDVTLLDLDTLGETVEDEELEETVKQYTDGDVYETAEVEFGLPFDLPEPVANAVSSLPLDSIRARLSGNSGDSDVSLRDRLPSSLEDLKSGSPPSVRVVVVAVLLLVLALGSVAALGPVVDGLGTQVGQRGVSVSAVSSAPSSSADLVARWNTQTTDSVAIGNDSYTAPEGTQFVVVALNVSANGSSPGSLPSSSLVLESDSVRYGYQPLTNKSGFANGGLFAPNESERVWTVFSVPENTTTGTLLVSDSNGDTVAFVHDETVSAEPTDSA from the coding sequence ATGGCGAGACTCGTCGAACTCGAACCAACGAAGTTCGTCCGCTTCCTCGCAGACCTCTGGACGCAGCGCAACTGGCAGACGAACGTACAACCGCGTGGCGAAGGCCGCTACCTCGTCCAGGGACAGCGTGGTGACGGGGCGAAGGGGATGATGCTCGTTCTCCCCACCGCCGAGGGGACGGTCGAGATGGACCACGTCAGAGGCTTCGTCGCGCACGCGAAGAAACGCCAGATAGACGTCATCTCCATCGCAACGCAAGGCGAGTTCACCGACGAAGTCCGAGGATTCAGCACGAAGCACGACGTGACACTCCTCGATTTAGACACCCTCGGTGAGACCGTCGAAGACGAAGAACTCGAAGAGACCGTCAAGCAGTACACCGACGGCGACGTGTACGAGACTGCAGAAGTCGAGTTTGGACTTCCGTTCGACCTGCCAGAACCGGTCGCGAATGCTGTGTCCTCGCTCCCGCTCGACAGCATTCGAGCGCGCCTTTCTGGCAATTCGGGCGACAGTGACGTGTCGCTTCGAGACCGCCTCCCCTCGTCGCTCGAAGATCTCAAATCTGGGTCACCGCCGAGCGTCCGCGTCGTCGTCGTCGCTGTCCTCCTTCTCGTCCTCGCGCTTGGGTCGGTCGCCGCCCTCGGCCCGGTCGTCGACGGACTCGGCACACAGGTCGGCCAGCGTGGTGTCTCCGTCTCCGCAGTATCGAGCGCGCCGTCTTCGTCGGCGGACCTCGTCGCACGCTGGAACACACAGACCACAGACTCGGTCGCAATCGGGAACGACTCGTACACTGCACCCGAAGGCACGCAGTTCGTCGTCGTGGCGCTCAACGTGTCTGCCAACGGGTCGTCACCGGGGTCGCTCCCGTCATCGTCGCTCGTCCTCGAATCCGACAGCGTTCGGTACGGCTACCAACCCCTCACGAACAAAAGCGGATTCGCTAACGGAGGACTGTTCGCGCCAAACGAGTCAGAAAGAGTCTGGACGGTGTTTTCGGTGCCGGAGAACACGACAACCGGAACCCTCCTCGTCAGCGATTCGAACGGCGACACTGTCGCCTTCGTCCATGACGAGACGGTGTCTGCCGAACCGACCGACTCCGCGTGA
- a CDS encoding NfeD family protein produces the protein MARPPFPLQLDLIGPETLPLVLVLAGLGLSLAEAMAPGAHFVVLGVALLAAGLVGLLIGPFATPLVLGLLVFVFGALALYGYRELDLYGGKGEGKTSDSKALKGKTGRVTERVTPTDGEVKLDEGGFNPYYAARSVHGELEVGSEIVVVDPGGGNVVTVEGFGPGEDEIDRELARERARKQRERDEREREAEDAERV, from the coding sequence ATGGCACGCCCGCCGTTCCCGTTGCAGCTCGACCTCATCGGCCCCGAGACGCTTCCGTTGGTCTTGGTTCTCGCTGGACTCGGCCTCTCGCTCGCCGAAGCGATGGCTCCCGGTGCCCACTTCGTCGTCCTCGGCGTTGCCCTCCTCGCCGCGGGACTCGTCGGGCTCCTCATCGGGCCGTTTGCGACCCCGCTCGTCCTCGGCCTCCTCGTGTTCGTCTTCGGAGCACTCGCGCTGTACGGCTACCGCGAACTCGACCTGTACGGTGGCAAAGGCGAAGGGAAGACGAGCGATTCGAAGGCACTGAAAGGGAAGACCGGGCGCGTCACGGAACGCGTCACTCCAACCGACGGCGAAGTCAAGTTAGACGAAGGTGGGTTCAATCCCTACTACGCCGCTCGGTCAGTCCACGGCGAACTCGAAGTCGGAAGTGAAATCGTCGTCGTCGACCCCGGCGGTGGCAACGTCGTAACTGTCGAGGGATTCGGTCCCGGTGAGGACGAAATCGACCGTGAACTCGCCAGAGAGCGGGCACGAAAACAGCGTGAACGAGACGAACGCGAACGAGAAGCCGAAGACGCAGAGCGGGTCTGA
- a CDS encoding SPFH domain-containing protein, whose product MDLIALQVGLGLGGAVAGLLVLVLAVVTVYQMVEIVDAYEKKALTVFGEYRRLLEPGINFIPPFVSRTYAFDMRTQTLDVPRQEAITRDNSPVTADAVVYIKVMDAKKAFLEVDDYKRAVSNLAQTTLRAVLGDMELDDTLNKRQEINARIRKELDEPTDEWGVRVESVEVREVNPSADVQQAMEQQTSAERRRRAMILEAQGERRSAVEKAEGEKQSNIIRAQGEKQSQILEAQGDAISTVLRAKSAESMGERAIIDKGMETLANIGQSESTTFVLPQELTSLVGRYGKQLTGSDVQDMEGLSSMEFDEETRELLGLDDIDDILGQIDQAAEMNVEQLEQEAEAIKAGAEVNDIKSPDEVIAEADDEEEPIKSPDKVVAESDEQAAEPAEGPTNGQQRDEEADEDESEMTFEKDLE is encoded by the coding sequence ATGGACCTTATTGCCCTCCAAGTGGGGTTGGGGCTCGGAGGCGCCGTCGCCGGCCTCCTCGTCCTCGTCCTCGCTGTCGTCACGGTGTACCAGATGGTGGAGATCGTGGACGCCTACGAGAAGAAGGCACTCACGGTCTTCGGGGAGTACCGACGACTCCTCGAACCGGGTATCAACTTCATCCCGCCGTTCGTCTCTCGAACCTACGCGTTCGACATGCGGACGCAGACACTCGACGTGCCACGACAGGAAGCAATCACCCGCGACAACTCACCGGTGACCGCCGACGCCGTCGTCTACATCAAAGTGATGGACGCCAAGAAGGCGTTCCTCGAAGTCGACGACTACAAGCGTGCCGTCTCCAACCTCGCCCAGACGACCCTTCGTGCCGTGCTCGGCGACATGGAACTCGACGACACGCTCAACAAGCGACAGGAAATCAACGCCCGCATCCGCAAGGAACTCGACGAACCGACCGACGAGTGGGGTGTTCGCGTCGAATCCGTCGAAGTCCGCGAAGTCAACCCGAGTGCAGACGTGCAGCAAGCGATGGAACAGCAGACCTCTGCCGAGCGCCGTCGCCGTGCCATGATTCTCGAAGCGCAGGGTGAACGCCGCTCCGCCGTCGAGAAGGCAGAGGGTGAAAAGCAGTCGAACATCATCCGTGCGCAGGGTGAAAAGCAGTCGCAGATTCTCGAAGCGCAAGGTGACGCCATCTCGACGGTGCTTCGTGCGAAATCTGCCGAGTCGATGGGCGAACGCGCCATCATCGACAAAGGCATGGAGACGCTGGCGAACATCGGTCAAAGCGAGTCGACGACGTTCGTCCTCCCGCAGGAACTCACCTCGCTCGTCGGCCGGTACGGCAAGCAGCTAACCGGTTCAGACGTACAGGACATGGAAGGCCTCTCCAGCATGGAGTTCGACGAGGAGACGCGCGAACTCCTCGGCCTCGACGACATCGACGACATCCTCGGCCAGATAGACCAGGCCGCCGAGATGAACGTCGAACAACTCGAACAGGAGGCCGAGGCGATCAAAGCCGGTGCAGAGGTCAACGACATCAAGTCACCCGACGAAGTCATCGCCGAGGCCGACGACGAAGAAGAACCAATCAAGTCACCCGACAAAGTCGTCGCAGAATCCGACGAACAGGCAGCAGAGCCGGCCGAAGGCCCGACAAACGGCCAGCAGCGCGACGAGGAGGCAGACGAGGACGAGTCGGAGATGACGTTCGAGAAAGACCTCGAATAG
- a CDS encoding winged helix-turn-helix transcriptional regulator: MSNRRIDDDKRATLRRFAALGAATPLVGLGKRDDDESGSSDARDAIVGYVASTPGAHFSKVRDDLKLGTGETQHHLRTLVDSGTLEVRRDGDYKRFFPAKRFSEFEQVALGYLRRDTPRGMLVHLLRDPDATGSQLAATLDVSRATVSTYAKELDAVGLLSRENGYAVTEPETVITLLIRYADSFGADAAAFADDAAGLIRFDP, from the coding sequence ATGTCGAATCGCCGGATAGACGACGACAAGCGTGCGACCCTTCGCAGATTCGCTGCACTCGGTGCGGCGACGCCACTCGTGGGACTCGGGAAACGCGACGACGACGAGTCGGGGTCGAGCGATGCTCGTGACGCAATCGTCGGATACGTCGCGTCCACACCGGGCGCTCACTTCTCGAAGGTACGCGACGATTTGAAGTTGGGAACGGGCGAGACACAACACCACCTCCGGACCCTCGTCGACAGCGGGACGCTGGAAGTCCGCCGCGACGGCGACTACAAACGATTCTTCCCCGCAAAGCGATTCTCCGAGTTCGAACAGGTCGCTCTTGGTTATCTCCGTCGGGACACGCCACGAGGCATGCTCGTTCATCTCCTTCGCGACCCGGACGCGACCGGGAGCCAACTCGCCGCCACACTCGACGTGTCGCGGGCGACAGTGAGTACGTACGCCAAAGAACTCGACGCGGTTGGTCTCCTCTCCCGTGAGAATGGTTACGCGGTCACCGAACCCGAGACGGTCATCACACTCTTGATTCGGTACGCCGACTCCTTCGGTGCCGACGCCGCCGCGTTCGCCGACGACGCGGCCGGGTTGATTCGGTTCGACCCCTGA
- a CDS encoding DUF7123 family protein: protein MSTTATTTAVEGNVLDTTSSLSEKQRRILQYLRQNAESQMYFKSRLIAEDLDLTAKEVGANMRPLLDGEFDVEIEKWGYSSGTTWKVTV, encoded by the coding sequence ATGAGCACGACCGCCACCACGACCGCAGTCGAGGGGAACGTCCTCGACACCACCAGTTCTCTCTCCGAGAAACAACGTCGCATCCTTCAGTACCTCCGGCAGAACGCGGAGTCGCAGATGTACTTCAAATCGCGCCTCATCGCCGAAGACCTCGACCTCACGGCTAAGGAAGTCGGTGCCAACATGCGGCCGCTTCTCGACGGCGAGTTCGACGTGGAAATCGAGAAGTGGGGCTACTCGTCGGGCACGACGTGGAAAGTCACGGTCTGA